A single genomic interval of Streptomyces showdoensis harbors:
- a CDS encoding threonine aldolase family protein: METDQQTDTGTTPDAADPTAALRRALREAPRKLWDASPDGTVAARLRELADWAAESPHADAPLDLYGDGVVAELETRIARELGFPAAAFFPTGTMAQQVALRCWAARTGNPVVALHPLAHPELHEDQAFTALSALRTTHPTTDPRLPTAEEIREHPEPFGTLMLELPLRDAGFVLPSWEELTDAVEAARERDAVIHFDGARIWETPTHFGRELPEIAALADTVYVSFYKSLGGMSGAALAGPEDLIAEARLWRHRYGGDVFQQYPAAVSALRGLDTELPRLPAYVAHARMVAQALRETFEEAKLPWFRVHPDQPHTHQFQVWLPYPPEALTAASLALAEEGTALFRRWFPAPAGGPPGLSVTEVTVSAPGLDWTADDVRTATRGFLARLTGH; encoded by the coding sequence ATGGAGACAGACCAGCAGACCGACACCGGCACCACCCCCGACGCGGCGGACCCGACGGCCGCCCTCCGCCGGGCCCTGCGCGAGGCCCCGCGCAAGCTGTGGGACGCCTCCCCCGACGGCACGGTCGCGGCCCGCCTGCGCGAGCTGGCCGACTGGGCGGCGGAGAGCCCGCACGCGGACGCCCCGCTGGACCTCTACGGCGACGGCGTCGTCGCCGAGCTGGAGACCCGGATCGCCCGCGAGCTGGGCTTCCCGGCGGCGGCCTTCTTCCCCACCGGGACGATGGCCCAGCAGGTGGCGCTGCGCTGCTGGGCCGCCCGCACCGGCAACCCGGTCGTGGCCCTCCACCCCCTGGCCCACCCCGAGCTCCACGAGGACCAGGCCTTCACGGCGCTCTCCGCCCTCCGCACGACCCACCCCACGACGGACCCCCGCCTGCCGACGGCGGAGGAGATCCGCGAGCACCCGGAACCGTTCGGCACCCTGATGCTGGAGCTCCCCCTGCGCGACGCGGGCTTCGTGCTCCCGTCCTGGGAGGAGCTGACCGACGCGGTCGAGGCGGCCCGCGAGCGCGACGCCGTGATCCACTTCGACGGCGCCCGCATCTGGGAGACGCCGACGCATTTCGGCCGCGAGCTCCCCGAGATCGCGGCGCTCGCCGACACCGTGTACGTGTCGTTCTACAAGTCGCTCGGCGGCATGTCGGGCGCCGCCCTGGCCGGCCCCGAGGACCTGATCGCCGAGGCCCGCCTGTGGCGCCACCGTTATGGCGGCGACGTCTTCCAGCAGTACCCGGCGGCCGTGTCGGCCCTGCGCGGCCTGGACACGGAACTCCCCCGGCTCCCGGCCTACGTGGCCCACGCCCGCATGGTGGCGCAAGCCCTCCGGGAGACCTTCGAGGAAGCGAAGCTCCCCTGGTTCCGCGTCCACCCGGACCAGCCCCACACCCACCAGTTCCAGGTCTGGCTCCCGTACCCCCCCGAGGCCCTCACCGCGGCCTCGCTGGCCCTCGCCGAGGAGGGCACCGCCCTGTTCCGCCGCTGGTTCCCGGCCCCTGCGGGCGGCCCGCCCGGCCTGTCGGTCACCGAGGTGACGGTCAGCGCCCCGGGCCTGGACTGGACGGCGGACGACGTGAGGACGGCGACCCGCGGCTTCCTGGCGCGGCTGACCGGCCACTAG
- a CDS encoding L-aspartate oxidase, whose translation MTGIRLQAPAPGWSIDADVVVVGSGVAGLTAALRCTAAGLRTVVVTKALLDDGSTRWAQGGIAAALGEGDTPEQHLDDTLVAGAGLCDEQAVRALVTEGPDAVRRLIATGADFDRTDGGEIALTREGGHHRRRIAHAGGDATGAEISRALVEAIRDRGVHTIEHALVLDLLKDAEGRTAGVTLHVMGEGQHDGVGAVRAPAVILATGGMGQVFSATTNPAVSTGDGVALALRAGAEISDLEFVQFHPTVLFLGAGSEGQQPLVSEAVRGEGAHLVDADGVRFMLGQHELAELAPRDIVAKAITRRMQEQGAEHMYLDGRHFGAEMWEQRFPTILAACRAHGIDPVTEPIPVAPAAHYASGGVRTDLRGRATVPGLYACGEVACTGVHGANRLASNSLLEGLVFAERIADDITAHGPHREGLPVAEDGSTVLTLLGPEVRRDIQRTMTEGAGVLRSAGSLSDAADALEALRLDAEGERKAAEPGVDSWETTNLLCVARVLVAAAQEREETRGCHWREDRPDRDDAHWRRHLVVRLTSDRRLVVRRTATADFPPVTPDASMEPQS comes from the coding sequence GTGACCGGAATACGGCTGCAGGCGCCCGCCCCGGGCTGGTCCATCGACGCCGACGTCGTCGTGGTCGGCTCCGGTGTCGCCGGGCTGACCGCGGCCCTGCGCTGCACCGCCGCGGGGCTGCGCACGGTCGTCGTCACCAAGGCCCTGCTCGACGACGGCTCGACCCGCTGGGCACAGGGCGGCATCGCCGCCGCGCTCGGCGAGGGCGACACCCCCGAGCAGCACCTGGACGACACCCTGGTGGCGGGCGCCGGGCTCTGCGACGAGCAGGCCGTGCGGGCGCTGGTCACCGAGGGGCCGGACGCGGTGCGCCGGCTGATCGCGACGGGCGCCGACTTCGACCGTACGGACGGGGGCGAGATCGCGCTGACCCGCGAGGGCGGCCACCACCGCCGCCGGATCGCGCACGCCGGCGGCGACGCGACCGGCGCGGAGATCTCCCGCGCGCTGGTCGAGGCGATACGCGACCGGGGTGTGCACACCATCGAGCACGCGCTCGTCCTGGACCTCCTGAAGGACGCCGAGGGCCGTACGGCGGGCGTGACCCTGCACGTGATGGGCGAGGGTCAGCACGACGGCGTCGGTGCCGTCCGCGCGCCGGCCGTGATCCTCGCCACGGGCGGGATGGGGCAGGTCTTCTCGGCCACCACCAACCCCGCGGTCTCCACCGGCGACGGCGTGGCGCTGGCGCTGCGCGCGGGGGCGGAGATCTCGGACCTGGAGTTCGTGCAGTTCCACCCGACGGTGCTGTTCCTCGGCGCCGGCTCGGAGGGCCAGCAGCCGCTGGTCTCCGAGGCGGTACGGGGCGAGGGCGCCCACCTCGTCGACGCCGACGGGGTCCGCTTCATGCTGGGGCAGCACGAGCTGGCCGAGCTGGCGCCCCGGGACATCGTCGCCAAGGCGATCACGCGCCGGATGCAGGAGCAGGGCGCCGAGCACATGTACCTCGACGGCCGCCACTTCGGCGCCGAGATGTGGGAGCAGCGCTTCCCGACGATCCTGGCGGCCTGCCGGGCGCACGGCATCGACCCGGTCACGGAGCCGATCCCGGTCGCCCCGGCGGCCCACTACGCCTCCGGCGGCGTCCGCACCGACCTGCGCGGCCGGGCGACGGTGCCGGGCCTGTACGCGTGCGGCGAGGTCGCCTGCACGGGCGTGCACGGTGCCAACCGGCTCGCCTCGAACTCGCTCCTGGAGGGCCTGGTCTTCGCCGAGCGGATCGCCGACGACATCACGGCGCACGGCCCGCACCGCGAGGGGCTGCCGGTCGCCGAGGACGGGTCCACGGTGCTGACGCTGCTCGGCCCCGAGGTCCGCCGGGACATCCAACGGACCATGACCGAGGGCGCCGGCGTGCTGCGGTCGGCCGGGAGCCTGTCCGACGCGGCCGACGCCCTGGAGGCGCTCCGGCTGGACGCCGAGGGCGAGCGCAAGGCGGCCGAGCCGGGGGTCGACTCCTGGGAGACCACCAATCTGCTGTGCGTCGCCCGGGTCCTGGTGGCCGCCGCGCAGGAGCGCGAGGAGACCCGCGGCTGCCACTGGCGCGAGGACCGGCCCGACCGGGACGACGCGCACTGGCGCCGCCACCTGGTCGTCCGGCTGACGTCCGACCGCCGACTGGTGGTCCGCCGCACCGCCACCGCAGACTTTCCTCCCGTAACCCCCGACGCATCCATGGAGCCGCAGTCGTGA
- a CDS encoding type III pantothenate kinase, translating into MLLTIDVGNTQTVLGLFDGDEIVEHWRISTDPRRTADEWAVLLQGLMGMHPLLGVELSDGIGGIAICATVPSVLHELREVTRRYYGDVPAVLVEPGVKTGVPVLTDNPKEVGADRVINAVAAVELYGGPAIVVDFGTATTYDAVTARGEYAGGAIAPGIEISVEALGVKGAMLRKIELARPRSVIGKNTVEAMQSGIVFGYAGQVDGVVGRMKRELAGPNGDPSQVTVIATGGLAPMVLADSKEIAAHEPWLTLIGLRLVYERNVSRL; encoded by the coding sequence ATGCTGCTCACGATCGACGTCGGCAACACCCAGACGGTCCTCGGCCTCTTCGACGGCGACGAGATCGTGGAGCACTGGCGCATCTCCACGGACCCGCGCCGCACCGCCGACGAGTGGGCGGTGCTGCTGCAGGGCCTGATGGGCATGCATCCGCTGCTCGGCGTCGAGCTGAGCGACGGCATCGGGGGGATCGCCATCTGCGCGACGGTCCCCTCGGTGCTGCACGAGCTGCGCGAGGTGACGCGCCGCTACTACGGGGACGTCCCGGCGGTCCTGGTGGAGCCGGGCGTCAAGACGGGCGTCCCGGTCCTCACGGACAACCCGAAGGAGGTCGGCGCCGACCGGGTCATCAACGCGGTCGCGGCCGTCGAGCTGTACGGCGGTCCGGCGATCGTCGTCGACTTCGGCACGGCGACGACGTACGACGCGGTCACCGCGCGCGGCGAGTACGCGGGCGGCGCGATCGCCCCGGGCATAGAGATCTCGGTGGAGGCGCTGGGCGTCAAGGGCGCCATGCTCCGCAAGATCGAGCTGGCCCGGCCGCGCAGCGTGATCGGCAAGAACACGGTCGAGGCCATGCAGTCGGGCATCGTCTTCGGTTACGCCGGGCAGGTCGACGGCGTGGTCGGGCGGATGAAGCGCGAGCTGGCCGGCCCGAACGGGGACCCCTCGCAGGTGACGGTGATCGCCACCGGCGGCCTGGCGCCGATGGTGCTGGCCGACTCCAAGGAGATCGCCGCCCATGAGCCGTGGCTGACCCTGATCGGCCTGCGGCTGGTGTACGAACGCAACGTCTCGCGGCTGTGA
- a CDS encoding SCO3374 family protein, which produces MALTVPLPRSPLDGGTAGWYETELGWATVAGPPVQLVTGLRFDVLEMPAAAGRGVLRRMGAGTGPVALMGRRMRLLVAAGSAEELPGLLEWLEWGGISLDLAALGTDGRMTAPVPPGWSRSGAPGAPVWLRAPEPGREVESSLPALRPTVRGRAAAEGSAPCLARLVAAAAAECHRVRLLSAARNHPRGAGPATRQPAPQRLASS; this is translated from the coding sequence ATGGCCCTCACCGTCCCGCTCCCCCGCTCGCCGCTCGACGGCGGCACGGCCGGGTGGTACGAGACCGAGCTCGGCTGGGCGACCGTGGCCGGACCTCCGGTGCAGCTCGTGACGGGGCTGCGCTTCGACGTGCTCGAAATGCCCGCCGCGGCCGGTCGCGGGGTGCTGCGCCGGATGGGCGCCGGCACCGGACCCGTGGCCCTCATGGGGCGGCGGATGCGGCTGCTCGTGGCAGCGGGGAGCGCGGAGGAGCTGCCCGGACTGCTCGAGTGGCTGGAGTGGGGCGGGATCTCGCTGGATCTCGCGGCGCTGGGCACCGACGGCCGGATGACCGCGCCCGTTCCCCCTGGCTGGAGCCGTTCCGGTGCTCCCGGCGCCCCGGTGTGGCTGCGGGCCCCGGAGCCGGGACGCGAGGTGGAGTCCTCGCTGCCGGCCCTGCGGCCCACGGTGCGCGGGCGCGCCGCGGCCGAGGGGTCCGCCCCCTGTCTGGCGCGGCTCGTGGCCGCCGCCGCCGCGGAGTGCCACCGGGTGCGGCTGCTGAGTGCCGCCCGGAACCACCCGCGGGGGGCGGGCCCGGCGACTCGGCAGCCGGCGCCTCAGCGGTTGGCGTCCTCGTAG
- a CDS encoding Rossmann-like and DUF2520 domain-containing protein produces the protein MNAPPENRQPRAEDRPARLAVGVVGAGRVGPVLAAALQLAGHRTVAVSAVSEASRRRAAVLLPDVPVMEPVRVLAVADLVLLTVPDDALPGLVEGLADTGAVRPGQLIVHTSGRYGVRVLDPARRAGALPLALHPAMTFTGTSVDVQRLAGCSFGVTAPDELRLAAEALVIEMGGEPEWIAEENRPLYHAALALGANHLVTLVAQSMELLRSAGVSAPDRMLGPLLGAALDNALRSGDAALTGPVARGDAGTVAAHVAELHKHAPGTVAGYLAMARATADRALAHGLLKPELAEDLLGVLAEGDDRR, from the coding sequence GTGAACGCACCACCAGAGAACCGGCAGCCCCGGGCCGAGGACCGGCCCGCCCGGCTCGCCGTCGGCGTCGTGGGAGCGGGGCGGGTGGGACCCGTCCTCGCCGCGGCGCTGCAGCTCGCCGGGCACCGCACCGTCGCCGTGTCGGCGGTCTCCGAGGCCTCCCGCCGCCGGGCCGCCGTCCTGCTGCCCGACGTGCCCGTCATGGAGCCCGTCCGGGTGCTCGCCGTGGCGGACCTGGTGCTGCTCACGGTGCCCGACGACGCCCTGCCCGGGCTCGTCGAGGGGCTCGCCGACACCGGGGCCGTACGGCCGGGACAGCTGATCGTGCACACCTCCGGGCGGTACGGGGTCCGGGTGCTCGACCCCGCGCGCCGCGCGGGTGCGCTGCCGCTCGCCCTGCACCCCGCCATGACCTTCACCGGCACCTCCGTGGACGTCCAGCGGCTGGCCGGCTGCTCGTTCGGCGTCACCGCCCCCGACGAGCTGCGGCTCGCCGCGGAGGCGCTCGTCATCGAGATGGGCGGCGAGCCCGAGTGGATCGCCGAGGAGAACCGGCCGCTCTACCACGCGGCCCTCGCCCTCGGTGCGAACCACCTGGTCACCCTGGTCGCCCAGTCCATGGAGCTGCTCCGCTCGGCCGGGGTCTCCGCTCCCGACCGGATGCTCGGGCCGCTGCTCGGCGCCGCCCTGGACAACGCGCTGCGGTCCGGCGACGCCGCCCTGACCGGGCCGGTCGCCCGCGGCGACGCCGGGACGGTCGCGGCGCACGTCGCCGAGCTGCACAAGCACGCGCCCGGCACCGTCGCGGGCTATCTGGCGATGGCCCGCGCGACCGCCGACCGGGCGCTCGCGCACGGCCTGCTCAAGCCCGAGCTGGCCGAGGATCTGCTGGGCGTGCTCGCCGAGGGGGATGACCGCCGATGA
- a CDS encoding amino-acid N-acetyltransferase, with amino-acid sequence MPSANAVTVRRARTSDVAAVRRLVDPFVRRGILLDKATVTLYESIQEFWVAERDDDATVVGCGALHVMWEDLAEVRTLAVDPGFKGSGVGHQVLDKLLHTARWLGVRRVFCLTFEVDFFAKHGFVEIGETPVDGDVYSELLRSYDEGVAEFLGLERVKPNTLGNSRMLLHL; translated from the coding sequence ATGCCTTCCGCCAATGCCGTCACCGTACGCCGGGCCCGCACCTCCGATGTCGCCGCCGTGCGCCGTCTCGTCGACCCCTTCGTGCGACGCGGCATCCTGCTCGACAAAGCGACCGTGACGCTTTACGAGTCCATCCAGGAGTTCTGGGTCGCCGAACGCGACGACGACGCGACGGTCGTCGGCTGCGGCGCGCTCCACGTGATGTGGGAAGACCTCGCCGAAGTCCGTACTCTCGCCGTCGATCCCGGCTTCAAGGGCTCCGGAGTGGGACATCAGGTGCTGGACAAGTTGCTCCACACCGCCCGATGGCTCGGTGTCCGCAGGGTTTTCTGCCTCACCTTCGAAGTCGACTTCTTCGCGAAGCACGGCTTCGTCGAGATCGGTGAGACTCCGGTCGACGGAGATGTCTACAGCGAGCTCCTGCGTTCCTATGACGAGGGCGTCGCGGAGTTCCTCGGTCTCGAACGAGTGAAGCCGAACACCTTGGGCAACAGCCGGATGCTTCTGCACCTGTGA
- the panC gene encoding pantoate--beta-alanine ligase, with amino-acid sequence MTIAPVRTGEELRALKGAGRRAVVMTMGALHEGHATLVRAARERVGADGTVVVTVFVNPLQFGAGEDLDRYPRTLDSDLALAEAAGADAVFAPAVDEVYPGGEPQVRITAGPMGERLEGASRPGHFDGMLTVVAKLLHLTAPDLAFFGQKDAQQLALIRRMVRDLNFPVEIVGVPTVRESDGLALSSRNRYLSAEERRTALALSRALFAARDRLAAQEALRARAAALPGAQGRADARAEALSRLGEARAAADAHAVAQAAEGRGAEAVRATARGVLEDAARAEPPLTLDYLALVDPADFTEVEDGHDGEAILAVAARVGSTRLIDNIPLTFGAVK; translated from the coding sequence ATGACCATCGCTCCGGTGCGTACGGGTGAGGAGCTGCGGGCGCTGAAGGGCGCCGGGCGGCGGGCCGTCGTCATGACCATGGGCGCCCTGCACGAGGGCCACGCCACGCTGGTGCGGGCCGCCCGGGAACGGGTCGGGGCCGACGGCACCGTCGTCGTCACCGTGTTCGTCAACCCGCTCCAGTTCGGTGCCGGCGAGGACCTCGACCGCTATCCGCGGACCCTGGACTCCGACCTGGCGCTCGCGGAGGCGGCCGGCGCCGACGCCGTGTTCGCCCCGGCGGTCGACGAGGTCTACCCGGGGGGCGAGCCGCAGGTGCGGATCACGGCCGGGCCCATGGGCGAGCGCCTCGAAGGCGCCTCCCGGCCCGGGCACTTCGACGGGATGCTCACCGTCGTCGCCAAGCTCCTCCACCTGACCGCGCCCGACCTGGCCTTCTTCGGTCAGAAGGACGCCCAGCAGCTGGCCCTGATCCGCCGCATGGTCCGCGACCTGAACTTCCCGGTCGAGATCGTCGGCGTGCCGACCGTCCGCGAGTCCGACGGCCTCGCCCTGTCCAGCCGCAACCGCTACCTGTCGGCCGAGGAGCGGCGTACGGCGCTGGCGCTGTCCCGCGCGCTGTTCGCCGCCCGCGACCGGCTGGCCGCCCAGGAGGCGCTGCGCGCCCGCGCGGCCGCGCTGCCGGGTGCCCAGGGACGGGCCGACGCCCGCGCGGAGGCGCTGTCGCGGCTCGGCGAGGCCCGGGCCGCCGCCGACGCGCACGCGGTCGCCCAGGCGGCCGAGGGCAGGGGCGCCGAGGCGGTGCGGGCGACCGCCCGCGGCGTGCTCGAGGACGCGGCGCGCGCCGAGCCGCCGCTCACCCTGGACTATCTCGCCCTGGTCGACCCGGCCGACTTCACCGAGGTCGAGGACGGGCACGACGGAGAGGCGATCCTCGCCGTCGCCGCGCGCGTGGGGAGCACGCGGCTCATCGACAACATCCCCCTGACCTTCGGAGCCGTGAAGTGA
- the nadC gene encoding carboxylating nicotinate-nucleotide diphosphorylase, producing the protein MSTPEEARPQPVDVPLIQINAPAEGGGCGDGCGCGGAEEFECGLDPALAQLLADAGLDPVQVEDIAHLAIAEDLDGGVDVTTVATVPEDAVATADFTAREAGVVAGLRVAEAVLSIVCTDEFEVERHVEDGERVEAGDKLLSVTARTRDLLTGERSALNILCRLSGIATATRAWADALEGTRAKVRDTRKTTPGLRALEKYAVRCGGGVNHRMSLSDAALVKDNHVVAAGGVAEAFKAVRELFPEVPIEVEVDTMHQVREVLDAGADLILLDNFTPGETEEAVALVAGRAVLESSGRLTLENAAAYAATGVDYLAVGGLTHSSPILDIGLDLREAAV; encoded by the coding sequence GTGAGCACGCCCGAAGAAGCACGTCCGCAGCCCGTGGACGTCCCCCTCATCCAGATCAACGCGCCCGCCGAGGGCGGCGGCTGCGGCGACGGCTGCGGCTGTGGCGGCGCGGAGGAGTTCGAGTGCGGGCTCGACCCGGCGCTCGCCCAGCTGCTCGCCGACGCGGGGCTCGACCCGGTGCAGGTCGAGGACATCGCGCACCTGGCCATCGCCGAGGACCTCGACGGCGGCGTGGACGTGACGACCGTGGCGACCGTCCCCGAGGACGCCGTCGCGACCGCCGACTTCACCGCCCGTGAGGCCGGTGTGGTGGCGGGTCTGCGGGTCGCCGAGGCGGTGCTGTCGATCGTCTGCACCGACGAGTTCGAGGTCGAGCGGCACGTCGAGGACGGCGAGCGGGTCGAGGCCGGCGACAAGCTGCTGAGCGTCACCGCCCGCACCCGTGACCTGCTCACCGGCGAGCGCAGCGCCCTGAACATCCTGTGCCGCCTGTCCGGCATCGCCACCGCCACCCGCGCCTGGGCGGACGCCCTGGAGGGCACCCGGGCGAAGGTCCGTGACACCCGGAAGACGACTCCGGGCCTGCGCGCCCTGGAGAAGTACGCGGTGCGCTGCGGCGGCGGCGTGAACCACCGCATGTCGCTGTCGGACGCGGCGCTGGTGAAGGACAACCACGTGGTGGCCGCCGGTGGCGTCGCGGAGGCCTTCAAGGCCGTGCGGGAGCTGTTCCCGGAGGTCCCGATCGAGGTCGAGGTCGACACGATGCACCAGGTCCGCGAGGTCCTGGACGCGGGCGCCGACCTGATCCTGCTGGACAACTTCACCCCGGGCGAGACCGAGGAGGCCGTGGCGCTGGTCGCGGGCCGGGCGGTCCTGGAGTCCTCCGGCCGGCTCACCCTGGAGAACGCGGCGGCGTACGCGGCCACCGGCGTGGACTACCTGGCGGTGGGCGGGCTCACCCACTCGTCCCCGATCCTGGACATCGGGCTCGACCTGCGCGAGGCGGCCGTCTGA
- a CDS encoding histone-like nucleoid-structuring protein Lsr2 — translation MAQKVQVLLVDDLDGGEADETVTFALDGKSYEIDLTTANADKLRDLLEPYTKSGRRTGGRSAGARGKGRVVASGGSPDTAKIRAWAKENGYNVNDRGRVPAEIKAAYEDANR, via the coding sequence GTGGCACAGAAGGTTCAGGTCCTTCTTGTCGATGACCTCGACGGCGGCGAGGCGGACGAGACCGTGACGTTCGCTCTGGACGGCAAGTCCTACGAGATCGACCTCACCACCGCCAACGCGGACAAGCTCCGCGACCTGCTCGAGCCGTACACCAAGAGCGGTCGTCGCACCGGTGGCCGCAGCGCCGGCGCCCGGGGCAAGGGCCGTGTCGTCGCCTCCGGCGGCAGCCCGGACACCGCGAAGATCCGCGCGTGGGCCAAGGAGAACGGTTACAACGTGAACGACCGCGGCCGCGTGCCCGCGGAGATCAAGGCTGCCTACGAGGACGCCAACCGCTGA
- a CDS encoding BlaI/MecI/CopY family transcriptional regulator, translating to MPRQLGELEDAVMTRVWQWNRPVTVREVLEDLQQERSIAYTTVMTVLDNLHQKGWVRREVEGRAYRYTAVSTRAAYSAALMNEAWAQSDNPAAALVAFFGMMSPEQREALNDAVRMVQRDSPEPAAAPEQGGAEPGGRGR from the coding sequence GTGCCCCGCCAATTGGGAGAGCTGGAAGACGCCGTCATGACCCGCGTCTGGCAATGGAACCGCCCGGTGACCGTCCGGGAAGTCCTGGAGGATCTCCAGCAGGAACGGTCCATCGCCTACACCACCGTCATGACCGTATTGGACAATCTCCATCAGAAGGGCTGGGTCCGCAGGGAAGTCGAAGGCCGCGCCTATCGATATACGGCGGTCTCCACCCGAGCCGCCTACTCGGCCGCACTGATGAACGAAGCCTGGGCGCAGAGCGACAACCCCGCCGCCGCCCTGGTCGCCTTCTTCGGCATGATGTCGCCCGAACAGCGCGAGGCCCTGAACGACGCCGTGCGTATGGTCCAGCGGGACAGTCCCGAGCCGGCCGCGGCCCCTGAGCAGGGCGGCGCCGAGCCGGGGGGCCGGGGGCGATAA